A single window of Nicotiana sylvestris chromosome 5, ASM39365v2, whole genome shotgun sequence DNA harbors:
- the LOC138868296 gene encoding uncharacterized protein, with the protein MAEFTPALVPEVEKELLQKSDTSSGLWTLFTTGASNVKGYELGIVLKPPIGNKIRQSIKNSKLTNNEAEYEAMIASLELAKSLGAEVIKAKCDSQLVVNQHIPREQNDEADALVNLGSSIEDDELSSRTIVQLSRSVIKEGHAEIKSTSLTRDWRNKYIEYLKNRKLPSDPKESRILHTKAARFTLAEDGTLYRRMIDGPPAKYLGLGDTDYILREIYEGTCRNYSGADSLVYKVIRVGYYCVNMEKDTKEFV; encoded by the exons ATGGCCGAGTTCACTCCAGCCCTCGTACCCGAGGTCGAAAAGGAACTATTGCAAAAGTCAGATACATCCTCGGGGTTGTGGACCCTTTTCACAACTGGTGCTTCAAATGTGAAGGGGTACGAGCTAGGAATCGTTTTGAAGCCACCCATAGGGAATAAAATTAGACAATctattaaaaattcaaaattgactaacaatgaggccgagtatgaggccatgattgcaagtCTCGAACTAGCTAAGAGCTTGGGAGCAGAGGTCATCAAGGCCAAGTGTGACTCCCAACTTGTGGTAAATCAG CACATACCTCGGGAACAAAATGACGAGGCCGATGCCCTTGTAAATTTGGGGTCATCGATCGAAGATGATGAACTTAGCTCAAGAACTATCGTACAACTTTCAAGATCAGTGATCAAGGAAGGGCACGCCGAGATAAAATCCACAAGTTTAACccgggattggaggaataagtacatcgaaTACTTAAAGAACAGGAAGCTCCCATCAGATCCTAAAGAATCAAGGATTCTACACACTAAAGCTGCACGATTCACTTTGGCTGAAGATGGAACACTATATAGGAGAATGATCGATGGGCCGCCAGCAAAATATTTGGGACTAGGAGACACCGATTACATTCTACGAGAAATCTATGAGGGCACTTGCAGGAATTATTCCGGTGCCGATTCGTTGGTTTACAAAGTCATCAGAGTAGGATACTATTGTGTCAATATGGAAAAAGATACCAAAGAATTTGTTTGA